TCTTGGCCGCGGCGGCGGCCGACGGTTTGTGCGACCAGAAGCCGATCAGCAGATAGGACGCCAGGCCGACGCCTTCCCATCCGGCGTAGAGGCCCAGGTAGTTGTCGGCGAGCACGAGCAGCAGCATGGCCGCCAGGAACAGGTTGAGATAGGCGAAGAACCTTCTCCGATCCGGATCGTGCGCCATATAGCCGATCGAGTAGATGTGAATCAGCGAACCCACACCCGTGATCAGCAGAACGAAGCACACCGACAGCTGGTCGAGTTGCAGGCCGAAGTCGACCTGGAGACCACCTACCGGAACCCAGGAGAACAGGGATTCTGAGACCGCCCGCTGCTCACCGTGGCGACCCAGCATCTGGGTGAACAGCACCGCCCCCACGGCGAAGGAGCCGAGGGCCGTCGCGCAACCCAGCAGATGTCCCCACCGGTCGGAGCGCCGGCCGCTCAGCAGCAATACCGCTGCGCCGAGGGCGGGGAGAGCGATCAGAAGCCACACCGGAATCGTCATGTTGCCCTTAGTGCTTCAACAGGCTGGCGTCGTCGACCGAGGCCGAATGGCGGGTACGGAAGATGGTCATGATGATCGCCAGGCCGACAACCACCTCGCAGGCGGCCACCACCATGGTGAAGAACGCCACCACCTGGCCGTCGAGATGACCGTGCATCCGGGAGAACGCCACGAACGCCAGGTTGGCGGCGTTGAGCATGAGCTCGACGCACATGAACATCACGATCGCGTTGCGCCGCAACAACACTCCTGCTGCGCCGATGGTGAACAACAGGGCCGACAGGTAGAGATAGTTGTCGGGATTCATCGCGTGCCTCACCCCTCACCGTTCGTCGGGTTACTGACCGTGCGCTGCGGCAGGATGGCGCTGACCGACAACGCCGCATCGGAGCCATCGGGCAGCCGCGCCGGCACGTCGACGGCGTTGTGCCGGGCGTAGACACCGGGATTGGGCAACGGGGTCGGATGGCCCCCGCCCTGGAATCGTTCGATGGCCAGTTCGCGCTGGGTCTTGCGGTGCTGGAAGCGTTCCCGGTGCGCCAGCACCATCGCCCCCAGCGCCGCGGTGATCAGCAGGGTGCTGGTCAACTCGAACGCCCACAGGTAGCGAGTGAAGATCAGCATTGCCAGCCCCTCGACGTTGCCGCCGCTGTTGGCCGCGGCCAGCCCCGTGAACCCGGCCACGGAGACATTGCCGATTCCGGCGATGAGCAGGACGCCGAACCCGGCGCCCGCGGTGATCGCAGCAAGGCGTTGCCCGCGAAGTGTTTCGGCAAACGACTCGGACAGGTCGACGCCGATGAGCATCAGCACGAACAGGAACAGCATCATCACCGCACCGGTGTAGACCACGACCTGCACCACGCCCAGGAACAACGCGTCCTGGGCGATGTAGAGCACCGCCAGTGCGATCATCGTGCAGGCCAGGAACACCGCGGAGTAGACCGCTTTCGGCGCGGCCACCACGCCGATGGCGCCGAACAGCGCGACCGCCCCGAGAATCCAGAACAACACCGCCTCGGACGTCGACGTGCGGGCCGCACCTTCGGCAGCGAGAAGTGAAACATGCTCCGCCGCGGGCAGAATGAGGTCCGCCCTCACTGGACGTCCTCGGTGAGCGGTTTGATCCGGCCGAGGTAGTAGTCGTCGTCGGTGCTGCCGGGCTCCATCTCATGGGGTGGCGCCTGCATCCCGGGTTGCAGCGGGGCGAGCAGTTTGTCCTTTCCCCAGATCAGGTCGGCCCGGTTGTCGTCGGCCATCTCGTACTGATTGGTCATCGTCAGCGCCCGGGTCGGGCAGGCCTCGATGCACAATCCGCACCCGATGCAACGCAGGTAGTTGATCTGATACACCCGGCCGTAGCGTTCCCCGGGCGAGAAGCGTTCGTCGGCGGTGTTGTCGGCACCTTCGACGAAGATCGCGTCGGCCGGGCAGGCCCACGCGCACAGTTCGCAGCCGATGCACTTCTCCAGGCCGTCGGGGTAGCGGTTGAGCTGGTGCCGGCCGTGATAACGCGGTGCGACCGGCCCCGGTTTCTCCGGATACTGCTCGGTGAGGGGCTTTTTGAACATCGACCCGAAGGTGACCCCGAATCCGGCCAGGGCGTCGAGGAACTTGGGCATCTTAGGCATCGACGGCCTCCTTCTCGGCATTCGGCAACGGCGGCACCGGATAGGCTCCGGCGCTCTGCTCCGGTGCGGGCTGAACGGTCTTGCCCCGCAGGGTCTTCCACAGCGCCACGGCCAACACCGCCACCACCACGACCGCAGAGGTGACCAGACCGGTGGCCCAGTTGTGGTAACCGTGCTCGCGGAGGCTGTGCGTGATGGCGACGACCATGATCCAGACCAGCGACACCGGGATCAGCACCTTCCAGCCCAGCGCCATGAACTGGTCGTAGCGCAGCCGGGGCAGGGTGGCACGCAGCCAGAAGTACAGGAACATGAAGGTCCACACCTTGGCGGTGAACCACAGCAGGGGCCACCAGCCGCTGTTGGCGCCCTCGATCAGGTTGAACGGGAACGGTGCGTGCCAACCGCCGAGGAACATCGTGGTGGCCAGGGCGGAGACGGTGGTCATGTTGACGTACTCGGCCAACATGAACATGGCGAACTTCAACGACGAGTACTCGGTGTGGAACCCGCCGACGAGTTCACCCTCGGCCTCGGGCAGATCGAAAGGCGCCCGGTTGGTTTCGCCCACCATCGACGTCACGTACACCAGGAACGACGGCAGCAGCAGGAACACATACCAGGTCCGGTCCTGGGCTGCCACGATGCCCGAGGTGGACATGGTGCCCGCGTACAGGAACACCGCGGCGAACGACAGGGCCATCGCGATCTCGTAGGAGATCACCTGGGCGCTGGATCGTAGGCCGCCGAGCAGCGGGTAGGTGGACCCGGAGGCCCAGCCGGCCAGCACGATGCCGTACACACCGATCGAGGTGACGGCCAGGATGTACAACACCGCCACGGGCAGGTCGGTCAGCTGCAGCGCGGTGCGGTGGCCGAACACCGAAACCTCACCGCCCATCGGGATCACCGCGAACGCCATGAACGCGGGGATCACCGCAATGATCGGGGCCAGCAGGTAGATGGGCTTGTCCACGCCGGCCGGGGTGAGGCCTTCCTTGAGCGCGAGTTTGACGCCGTCGGCCAGGGACTGCAGCAGGCCCCAGGGGCCGACCCGGTTGGGGCCGGGCCGCATCTGCATGCGGCCCAGCACCTTACGTTCGACCAGGATCGCCGCGAGCACGGTCAGCAGCAGGAAGACGAATACCCCGAGCGCCTTGGCCAGGATCAGCCACCACGGGTCATGACCGAACAGGGTGGGATCGGGGTAGGTCATGAGGTCTGCCCGCTCGTGGCCCGTCCAATAGAGACGACAGCGCCGGGGGTCACCCCGAGCTGGCGGTGAATCGCCGATCCCGGGGAGTTGGTGGGCAGCCACACCACCCGGTCCGGCATGTCGGTCACGGCCAGCGGCAGCGTCGCTGATCCCCGTTCGGTGCCGACGGTCACCGGATCTCCCGGCGCGGCATCGAGTTCGGCGGCCGTGGCCGGGGAGAGCCGCACCACGGGACCGACCGCTGTGCCGGCCAGGAAGGGTTCGCCGTCCTGCAGCCGTCCGGCGTCGAGCAGCAGGCGCCAACTGGCCAGCACGGCCTGGCCGGGTCCGGGGGTGACCGGAGGTGCAGGTGGCGCCGACGGTTCGGCGGCGCGGCGCCCGGCCCAGGGGCCGAGCCGGGCCAACTCGACGTCGGCGGCATCGGGACCGGTCAGGCCGAGATCGACACCGATCTCGTCGGCCAGATAGTGCAGCACCCGCAGGTCGGGGATCGCGTTGGTCTGCAGCGCGGGCTTGAAGGGGCGAATCCGCCCTTCCCAGTTGAGGTATGCGCCGGCCTTCTCCACCACCGGCGCCACCGGGAACACCACGTCGGCGAGCTCGGTGACCTCGCTTTCACGCAGTTCGAGACTGACCACGAACGGGGTGGCCCGCAATGCGGCCAGTGCGGTGGCCGGATCGGGCAGATCGGTGACCTCGACACCGCCGACGATGAGAGCCGAGAGCAATCCGTCTGCTGCCGCGGCCAATATCGCCCCGGTGTCCCGTCCCGGGGTGTCGGGCAGTTCGTCGGTGTGCCATACCGAGGCGGTCTGGGCGCGGGCGTCGGCGTCGTCGACGGGCCGTCCGCCGGGAAGCAGGTTCGGCAGGGCGCCGGCCTCCAGGGCGCCGCGCTCACC
The genomic region above belongs to Mycolicibacterium sp. HK-90 and contains:
- the nuoK gene encoding NADH-quinone oxidoreductase subunit NuoK — translated: MNPDNYLYLSALLFTIGAAGVLLRRNAIVMFMCVELMLNAANLAFVAFSRMHGHLDGQVVAFFTMVVAACEVVVGLAIIMTIFRTRHSASVDDASLLKH
- a CDS encoding NADH-quinone oxidoreductase subunit J, with the translated sequence MPAAEHVSLLAAEGAARTSTSEAVLFWILGAVALFGAIGVVAAPKAVYSAVFLACTMIALAVLYIAQDALFLGVVQVVVYTGAVMMLFLFVLMLIGVDLSESFAETLRGQRLAAITAGAGFGVLLIAGIGNVSVAGFTGLAAANSGGNVEGLAMLIFTRYLWAFELTSTLLITAALGAMVLAHRERFQHRKTQRELAIERFQGGGHPTPLPNPGVYARHNAVDVPARLPDGSDAALSVSAILPQRTVSNPTNGEG
- the nuoI gene encoding NADH-quinone oxidoreductase subunit NuoI, with protein sequence MPKFLDALAGFGVTFGSMFKKPLTEQYPEKPGPVAPRYHGRHQLNRYPDGLEKCIGCELCAWACPADAIFVEGADNTADERFSPGERYGRVYQINYLRCIGCGLCIEACPTRALTMTNQYEMADDNRADLIWGKDKLLAPLQPGMQAPPHEMEPGSTDDDYYLGRIKPLTEDVQ
- the nuoH gene encoding NADH-quinone oxidoreductase subunit NuoH, which encodes MTYPDPTLFGHDPWWLILAKALGVFVFLLLTVLAAILVERKVLGRMQMRPGPNRVGPWGLLQSLADGVKLALKEGLTPAGVDKPIYLLAPIIAVIPAFMAFAVIPMGGEVSVFGHRTALQLTDLPVAVLYILAVTSIGVYGIVLAGWASGSTYPLLGGLRSSAQVISYEIAMALSFAAVFLYAGTMSTSGIVAAQDRTWYVFLLLPSFLVYVTSMVGETNRAPFDLPEAEGELVGGFHTEYSSLKFAMFMLAEYVNMTTVSALATTMFLGGWHAPFPFNLIEGANSGWWPLLWFTAKVWTFMFLYFWLRATLPRLRYDQFMALGWKVLIPVSLVWIMVVAITHSLREHGYHNWATGLVTSAVVVVAVLAVALWKTLRGKTVQPAPEQSAGAYPVPPLPNAEKEAVDA